The following proteins come from a genomic window of Manduca sexta isolate Smith_Timp_Sample1 chromosome 2, JHU_Msex_v1.0, whole genome shotgun sequence:
- the LOC115453041 gene encoding transmembrane channel-like protein 7 isoform X1 — MSGGNQSKNKARSSKRQEGWEEAGGEFYQELYPGGEQELFDNLQRADAAKLATLLPSKQARNTTTVKRARSQNERRQSTYARTTQSRDIHLSMLPDLSENLSNEERTWEEIMQIKAMPVPMNQKRELKARLQNATKLRLQGLEQFHWRQRKVWHRFRIRFSEVMGKLELWQTPMREIEGKFGTGVVSYFLFLRWLFFLNLIISLFIIIFLILPKSLLVEEYLECDELEPNSTICCSEAYFEKNMTDSNVFLDVIQGTGWMERTILFYGVYSDQIYSYYVRKLFDAEMFYNMPMAYILVPISWALLSLIAIVKTAARGFKERLVENEGQFYKYCNLVFGGWDFCIHNDKSAKIKHKALHNELKGCLHEEKYKEEKQLRSRESQILLHLKRMLINLIVLVILIASGVLIYITYNYAVDRLNQETILEDLAENRTQTARLTLGFTTLAPKEGMSFGQLENTLLEFFPLICIVVLNLIVPEIFSYLVQYEDYTPPHTILITLLRTVLLRLSSLGVLLSQMYIYVSSNGLVCAFTNKDVAKLECWETYVGQQLYKLILTDFAVQFVTTFFINLPRAFIARHSNNKCFKIIGEQYFYLPKHVLDIVYIQTIIWMGAFFCPFLPIIGTIFYFLIFYVKKFTCLINCTPSPVVYKASKSKSLFMSVLLLGFVISIAPVAYSIAEVLPSVNCGPFRGYDSVWHFVVLTFEGFPYILREMIFLLGTSTFAVPAFAILLFFLYYYWAVATANRHMVAVLKNQLVLEGHDKQFLLNRLSAFIRQHQKRCERRNRASFADDDSSIRQSSR; from the exons ATGTCAGGAGGCAACCAGTCGAAGAACAAGGCGCGCTCGTCGAAGCGCCAGGAGGGGTGGGAGGAAGCAGGAGGCGAGTTCTACCAGGAGTTATACCCTGGAGGGGAGCAGGAACTCTTCGATAACCTGCAGAGGGCTGATGCTGCGAAGCTCGCGACGCTGCTGCCTTCGAAACAGGCGAGGAATA CCACAACAGTAAAGCGCGCCAGGTCCCAGAATGAGCGGCGGCAGTCGACGTACGCGCGCACCACGCAGAGCCGAGATATCCATCTGTCCATGCTGCCGGATTTGTCAG AGAATTTGTCGAACGAAGAGCGTACGTGGGAAGAGATCATGCAGATCAAGGCGATGCCCGTTCCTATGAACCAGAAAAGGGAGTTGAAAGCTAGGTTACAG AACGCAACAAAACTCCGTCTCCAGGGCCTCGAACAATTCCACTGGCGTCAAAGAAAAGTGTGGCACCGCTTCCGAATAAGGTTCTCAGAAGTGATGGGGAAGTTGGAACTCTGGCAAACGCCAATGAGGGAGATAGAGGGAAAGTTCGGCACCGGAGTGGTATCATACTTCTTGTTCCTACGATGGCTGTTCTTCCTAAACCTGATCATATCcctattcataataatattcctAATCTTACCAAAGAGTCTTCTAGTCGAAGAGTATCTGGAGTGTGATGAATTAGAACCAAACTCCACCATTTGTTGTTCCGAAGCTTATTTTGAAAAGAATATGACAGATTCTAATGTGTTTTTAGATGTCATACAAGGTACAGGGTGGATGGAACGAACTATACTGTTCTATGGAGTGTATAGTGATCAAATATACAGTTATTATGTTAGGAAATTGTTTGATGCGGAAATGTTCTATAATATGCCAATGGCGTACATCCTTGTACCCATATCCTGGGCGCTATTATCTCTCATAGCTATAGTTAAGACAGCTGCTAGGGGTTTCAAAGAGAGATTGGTCGAAAACGAAGGtcaattttataagtattgcaACTTAGTTTTTGGTGGGTGGGATTTCTGTATACATAATGATAAATCAGCTAAAATCAAGCACAAAGCGTTGCATAATGAGTTGAAAGGGTGTTTACACGAAGAGAAATATAAAGAGGAGAAGCAATTGAGGAGTAGAGAGAGCCAAATTCTACTACATTTGAAACGGATGTTAATTAACTTGATTGTGCTAGTGATTCTGATAGCTTCAGGAGTTCTAATATATATCACGTATAATTATGCTGTAGATAGACTTAACCAGGAGACGATTCTAGAAGATTTAGCTGAGAATAGGACACAGACAGCTAGGCTAACCCTAGGGTTTACAACATTAGCTCCTAAAGAAGGCATGTCGTTTGGCCAACTCGAAAATACGCTGCTAGAATTCTTCCCTCTGATATGTATTGTGGTTTTGAACTTGATAGTGCCAGAAATCTTCAGCTATCTAGTCCAATATGAAGACTACACTCCCCcccatacaattttaattacattattaaggACTGTTTTATTGAGATTGTCTTCTCTGGGCGTGTTGTTAAGTCAAATGTATATATACGTGTCGTCAAATGGTCTCGTCTGTGCTTTCACGAACAAAGACGTGGCGAAACTCGAGTGTTGGGAGACGTATGTAGGGCAACAGTTGTATAAATTGATCTTAACTGATTTCGCTGTTCAGTTTGTTACTACTTTCTTTATAAATCTACCGAGGGCCTTCATAGCCAGGCATAGTAACAACAAATGCTTCAAAATCATCGGCGAACAGTACTTCTACCTCCCTAAACACGTTTTGGACATCGTTTACATACAAACTATTATATGGATGGGGGCCTTCTTCTGCCCCTTTCTGCCAATCATCGGCACAATAttctattttctaatattttacgTCAAAAAGTTCACGTGTCTTATCAATTGTACGCCTTCGCCGGTAGTGTATAAGGCGTCTAAATCAAAAAGTCTTTTCATGTCGGTACTACTGCTAGGTTTCGTGATATCGATCGCTCCGGTCGCGTATTCGATAGCAGAAGTGCTGCCATCTGTTAACTGCGGCCCGTTCAGAGGTTACGATTCGGTGTGGCATTTCGTCGTGTTGACGTTCGAAGGGTTCCCATACATTTTGCGGGAGATGATCTTCTTGTTGGGCACTTCGACGTTCGCGGTACCAGcttttgctattttattattctttttgtattattattgggCTGTGGCAACGGCGAATAGGCATATGGTGGCAGTTTTGAAAAATCAGCTGGTGTTAGAGGGTCATGACAAGCAGTTTTTGTTGAACAGACTTAGTGCGTTCATAAGGCAACATCAGAAAAGGTGTGAGAGGCGGAATAGGGCCAGTTTTGCGGATGACGATTCCTCAATACGGCAAAGTTCGAGATAG
- the LOC115453041 gene encoding transmembrane channel-like protein 7 isoform X2 — protein MQIKAMPVPMNQKRELKARLQNATKLRLQGLEQFHWRQRKVWHRFRIRFSEVMGKLELWQTPMREIEGKFGTGVVSYFLFLRWLFFLNLIISLFIIIFLILPKSLLVEEYLECDELEPNSTICCSEAYFEKNMTDSNVFLDVIQGTGWMERTILFYGVYSDQIYSYYVRKLFDAEMFYNMPMAYILVPISWALLSLIAIVKTAARGFKERLVENEGQFYKYCNLVFGGWDFCIHNDKSAKIKHKALHNELKGCLHEEKYKEEKQLRSRESQILLHLKRMLINLIVLVILIASGVLIYITYNYAVDRLNQETILEDLAENRTQTARLTLGFTTLAPKEGMSFGQLENTLLEFFPLICIVVLNLIVPEIFSYLVQYEDYTPPHTILITLLRTVLLRLSSLGVLLSQMYIYVSSNGLVCAFTNKDVAKLECWETYVGQQLYKLILTDFAVQFVTTFFINLPRAFIARHSNNKCFKIIGEQYFYLPKHVLDIVYIQTIIWMGAFFCPFLPIIGTIFYFLIFYVKKFTCLINCTPSPVVYKASKSKSLFMSVLLLGFVISIAPVAYSIAEVLPSVNCGPFRGYDSVWHFVVLTFEGFPYILREMIFLLGTSTFAVPAFAILLFFLYYYWAVATANRHMVAVLKNQLVLEGHDKQFLLNRLSAFIRQHQKRCERRNRASFADDDSSIRQSSR, from the exons ATGCAGATCAAGGCGATGCCCGTTCCTATGAACCAGAAAAGGGAGTTGAAAGCTAGGTTACAG AACGCAACAAAACTCCGTCTCCAGGGCCTCGAACAATTCCACTGGCGTCAAAGAAAAGTGTGGCACCGCTTCCGAATAAGGTTCTCAGAAGTGATGGGGAAGTTGGAACTCTGGCAAACGCCAATGAGGGAGATAGAGGGAAAGTTCGGCACCGGAGTGGTATCATACTTCTTGTTCCTACGATGGCTGTTCTTCCTAAACCTGATCATATCcctattcataataatattcctAATCTTACCAAAGAGTCTTCTAGTCGAAGAGTATCTGGAGTGTGATGAATTAGAACCAAACTCCACCATTTGTTGTTCCGAAGCTTATTTTGAAAAGAATATGACAGATTCTAATGTGTTTTTAGATGTCATACAAGGTACAGGGTGGATGGAACGAACTATACTGTTCTATGGAGTGTATAGTGATCAAATATACAGTTATTATGTTAGGAAATTGTTTGATGCGGAAATGTTCTATAATATGCCAATGGCGTACATCCTTGTACCCATATCCTGGGCGCTATTATCTCTCATAGCTATAGTTAAGACAGCTGCTAGGGGTTTCAAAGAGAGATTGGTCGAAAACGAAGGtcaattttataagtattgcaACTTAGTTTTTGGTGGGTGGGATTTCTGTATACATAATGATAAATCAGCTAAAATCAAGCACAAAGCGTTGCATAATGAGTTGAAAGGGTGTTTACACGAAGAGAAATATAAAGAGGAGAAGCAATTGAGGAGTAGAGAGAGCCAAATTCTACTACATTTGAAACGGATGTTAATTAACTTGATTGTGCTAGTGATTCTGATAGCTTCAGGAGTTCTAATATATATCACGTATAATTATGCTGTAGATAGACTTAACCAGGAGACGATTCTAGAAGATTTAGCTGAGAATAGGACACAGACAGCTAGGCTAACCCTAGGGTTTACAACATTAGCTCCTAAAGAAGGCATGTCGTTTGGCCAACTCGAAAATACGCTGCTAGAATTCTTCCCTCTGATATGTATTGTGGTTTTGAACTTGATAGTGCCAGAAATCTTCAGCTATCTAGTCCAATATGAAGACTACACTCCCCcccatacaattttaattacattattaaggACTGTTTTATTGAGATTGTCTTCTCTGGGCGTGTTGTTAAGTCAAATGTATATATACGTGTCGTCAAATGGTCTCGTCTGTGCTTTCACGAACAAAGACGTGGCGAAACTCGAGTGTTGGGAGACGTATGTAGGGCAACAGTTGTATAAATTGATCTTAACTGATTTCGCTGTTCAGTTTGTTACTACTTTCTTTATAAATCTACCGAGGGCCTTCATAGCCAGGCATAGTAACAACAAATGCTTCAAAATCATCGGCGAACAGTACTTCTACCTCCCTAAACACGTTTTGGACATCGTTTACATACAAACTATTATATGGATGGGGGCCTTCTTCTGCCCCTTTCTGCCAATCATCGGCACAATAttctattttctaatattttacgTCAAAAAGTTCACGTGTCTTATCAATTGTACGCCTTCGCCGGTAGTGTATAAGGCGTCTAAATCAAAAAGTCTTTTCATGTCGGTACTACTGCTAGGTTTCGTGATATCGATCGCTCCGGTCGCGTATTCGATAGCAGAAGTGCTGCCATCTGTTAACTGCGGCCCGTTCAGAGGTTACGATTCGGTGTGGCATTTCGTCGTGTTGACGTTCGAAGGGTTCCCATACATTTTGCGGGAGATGATCTTCTTGTTGGGCACTTCGACGTTCGCGGTACCAGcttttgctattttattattctttttgtattattattgggCTGTGGCAACGGCGAATAGGCATATGGTGGCAGTTTTGAAAAATCAGCTGGTGTTAGAGGGTCATGACAAGCAGTTTTTGTTGAACAGACTTAGTGCGTTCATAAGGCAACATCAGAAAAGGTGTGAGAGGCGGAATAGGGCCAGTTTTGCGGATGACGATTCCTCAATACGGCAAAGTTCGAGATAG
- the LOC115452688 gene encoding uncharacterized protein LOC115452688, whose protein sequence is MGNCWPRVLRRSKIRRHIVLILIGLDNAGKTKTVNNLAGDKDDKVLPTVGFKAVNLVHKDTPVTIYDLGGGPHFRQIWSQYYSEVHGVIFVIDSSDFTRLDECRTVLEEVLSHDKISGKPVLVLANKQDKTGALDDIDVVDKLNIEPLVNKYRCPTLVESYSANTDPKSKKPKLDPGLRKGYHWLLNYIIRRYGDINLRVQTDIHADLERRKRMLHKASNTNSQSFNSDDIATQTGFENPNFVLQKDPELIVVKAAAPKPNSIDSTITIESVDSEVTSGSKPKLSPLFGRASNSSATETARIELEPRNEFRKLSPIVRNKSGANQHIDFKMRPQSSPTFKKHIKTELPSKNSSIIEDDKTEGDVHSYVGDRNRTWDGPMDRKHRVLVNDAELSQMHREIVLTEREYNSKTAYSDVALQAASGAVSGAASARPASASELVRRQLELSGHHKRRLSLRYMQRNKTSPERVSMLVCEPGPKAPQRHLDKGDFEHHAAVN, encoded by the exons ATGGGGAATTGTTGGCCCCGCGTGCTTCGCCGAAGTAAGATTCGCCGCCATATTGTACTCATACTAATAGGTTTAGACAACGCGGGAAAAACTAAAACTGTTAACAACTTGGCCGGAGACAAAGATGACAAGGTCCTGCCGACTGTTGGGTTCAAAGCTGTGAATCTTGTGCATAAAGACACGCCGGTAACCATCTATGATTTGGGAGGAGGGCCGCATTTCCGCCAAATTTGGTCGCAATATTACAGCGAAGTACATGGAGTGATATTTGTGATCGATTCTAGTGATTTTACACGGTTGGATGAATGCAGAACGGTGCTCGAGGAGGTGTTATCGCACGATAAAATATCag GAAAGCCAGTGTTGGTGCTAGCGAACAAACAAGACAAGACCGGAGCACTGGATGACATCGATGTTGTAGACAAGTTGAACATAGAACCGCTggttaataa GTACAGATGTCCGACTCTAGTAGAGTCCTACAGTGCCAACACGGATCCGAAGTCGAAAAAGCCGAAACTCGACCCCGGCTTGCGCAAAGGTTACCACTGGCTCCTCAACTACATAATCAGACGTTACGGAGACATCAACCTGCGCGTACAAACAGACATACACGCAGACCTAGAGCGTCGCAAGCGCATGCTCCACAAAGCTTCTAACACCAACTCGCAATCATTCAACAGCGATGACATAGCAACTCAAACCGGCTTTGAAAATCCGAATTTCGTGTTACAAAAGGATCCTGAGCTGATTGTGGTGAAAGCCGCGGCTCCGAAGCCAAATAGCATCGACTCTACGATAACTATAGAGAGCGTGGACTCTGAGGTGACCAGTGGGAGTAAACCGAAGCTGTCTCCGCTGTTCGGGAGGGCGAGTAATAGTTCTGCGACGGAGACTGCCAGGATAGAGTTGGAGCCGCGGAACGAGTTTAGGAAGTTGTCGCCGATAGTGAGGAACAAGAGCGGCGCGAACCAGCACATTGACTTCAAGATGCGGCCACAGTCGAGCCCCACTTTTAAGAAACATATTAAG ACTGAACTGCCAAGCAAGAACTCGTCGATCATAGAGGACGACAAGACCGAGGGTGACGTACACTCGTACGTGGGCGACAGGAATCGCACCTGGGACGGGCCGATGGACAGGAAGCACAGGGTCTTGGTCAACGACGCCGAGCTGTCGCAGATGCATCGGGAGATTGTTCTCACTGAACGAG AATACAACAGCAAGACAGCGTACTCCGACGTGGCGCTGCaggcggcgagcggcgcggtgagcggcgcggcgagcgcgcggCCCGCCTCCGCCTCCGAGCTCGTGCGGCGCCAGCTCGAGCTCAGCGGACACCACAAGCGCCGCCTCAGTCTCAGAT ACATGCAACGTAATAAGACGTCGCCGGAGCGCGTGTCGATGTTGGTGTGCGAGCCGGGGCCCAAGGCGCCGCAGCGACACCTCGACAAGGGGGACTTCGAGCACCACGCCGCCGTCAACTGA